The genomic region CACCTCCGACGGCGATGGCCGCGGCGAGGGGGTCGTGCAGGGCGCAGCAGCGGCGGCCGTAGGTGTCCCGGTGGAACTCGAAGTAGAGGTCGAGCATCTCGCCCAGGGCGGTCGGCAGCGGGCGGCCGGAGTCGAGCAGGAGCTGACGGTCGGCTTCTTCGAGGGTGTGCGCGAGGGTCACGTCGAGCGGGACGAGCGTGATGTCCCAGGGCGCGGCGAGGACCTCGGCGGCGGCCTCGGGGTCGTTGCCGATGTTGGCCTCGGTGACCGGGGAGACGTTTCCGCTCTGGTGGGCCGCGCCGCCCATGATGGTGATGTCCTTGACCAGCGAGGGCAGTTCGGGCTCCCGGCGGAGCGCCTCGGCGATGTTGGTGAGCGGGCCGGTGGTCAGCAGCCGCAACTTCCCCTGGTGGACGCGGGCGAGATGGATGATCAGGTCCGCCGCGTGCCGGGGGACGGCCGGCCGGGTGGAGTCGGGGACGGTGATGTCGCCTATGCCGTTGTGGCCGTGGATGTGCGGGACAGCACCGTTGTAGGTACCGGCCTGGGGATCGGCGGCGCCGACGGCGACGGGGATGTCGTCCCGGCCGGCCAGCTGGATGAGCGCCAGGGTGTTGCGGGCCGCCTGCGCGGAGTCGACGTTGCCGCTGACGGTGCCGACGCCGACCAGTTCGATCTCCGGGGAGG from Streptomyces sp. NBC_01267 harbors:
- a CDS encoding nucleoside hydrolase, with product MTAQPLYFDCDTGIDDSMALAYLLASPEIELVGVGTVSGNVDSAQAARNTLALIQLAGRDDIPVAVGAADPQAGTYNGAVPHIHGHNGIGDITVPDSTRPAVPRHAADLIIHLARVHQGKLRLLTTGPLTNIAEALRREPELPSLVKDITIMGGAAHQSGNVSPVTEANIGNDPEAAAEVLAAPWDITLVPLDVTLAHTLEEADRQLLLDSGRPLPTALGEMLDLYFEFHRDTYGRRCCALHDPLAAAIAVGGVVPTLAPVVDVVVDDTRGPGRGQTICDLRGQFRDYPPQPGAHCRVVLETGPDTAAHLVRRLLTL